In Juglans regia cultivar Chandler chromosome 5, Walnut 2.0, whole genome shotgun sequence, the following are encoded in one genomic region:
- the LOC108986478 gene encoding NAC domain-containing protein 90-like, which produces MEVTQPGFRFYPTEEELVSFYLHKKLEGTRPDLHRVIPVVPVYDIEPWNLPKLAGELCQGDTEQWFFFTPRQEREAKGGRPCRTTVSGYWKATGSPGYVYSSDNRVIGVKKTMVFYKGKAPTGRKTKWKMNEYRAIEIETGQSNTVVPKLRHEFSLCRMYVISGSFRAFDRRPEVSTRMTQNVVDGAASTPPQNATVVEKTSSSDTSFSGGDHADLQEVAGSICWDITDTLEPLWEWEPLNWL; this is translated from the exons ATGGAGGTAACCCAACCAGGTTTTCGCTTTTACCCAACTGAAGAAGAGCTAGTTTCCTTCTACCTGCACAAAAAGCTTGAAGGGACGAGACCAGATTTGCACCGGGTTATCCCTGTTGTTCCGGTTTATGACATAGAACCTTGGAACCTTCCAA AGCTTGCAGGAGAGCTGTGTCAAGGAGATACAGAGCAATGGTTTTTCTTTACGCCAAGACAGGAAAGAGAAGCCAAGGGAGGAAGACCCTGCAGAACAACAGTTTCTGGGTACTGGAAGGCAACCGGCTCTCCTGGCTACGTTTATTCATCGGATAACCGGGTGATTGGAGTGAAGAAAACAATGGTTTTCTATAAGGGAAAGGCTCCAACCGGAAGGAAAACCAAATGGAAGATGAATGAGTACAGGGCCATTGAAATAGAAACAGGCCAATCTAACACAGTAGTTCCCAAG TTGAGGCATGAATTCAGTTTGTGCCGAATGTATGTGATCTCGGGAAGCTTCCGGGCATTTGATCGGCGCCCAGAAGTGTCGACACGAATGACACAGAATGTTGTTGATGGGGCTGCAAGTACACCGCCTCAGAATGCCACAGTAGTTGAGAAAACAAGTTCATCTGATACTTCCTTTTCTGGAGGAGACCATGCTGATCTCCAAGAAGTTGCAGGAAGTATCTGCTGGGACATAACTGATACTCTAGAACCTCTCTGGGAATGGGAACCGTTAAATTGGCTGTGA
- the LOC118348531 gene encoding uncharacterized protein LOC118348531 has protein sequence MSSSSLSSSSVGKRTAAKPLCFCDVEANLRYSNTKANPGRPFLGCSKYNTKGLPHCNYFKWVDSEQDIKLEERKNLVSRKTEEELQKRLSDIENKVTELLKIVDDIKKIELVLYSISEEIRKKESVLLEREAALRRSRMLSRLYFGVFVIIFCYLYLW, from the exons ATGTCGTCGTCATCACTGTCTTCTTCATCCGTTGGCAAACGTACTGCGGCAAAGCCCTTGTGCTTCTGTGACGTTGAAGCTAATTTGAGATACTCAAATACTAAGGCAAATCCtggacgacccttcttagggtgttcAAAGTACAACACGAAG GGATTACCACACTGTAATTATTTCAAGTGGGTAGATAGTGAGCAAGACATAAAgctagaagaaagaaaaaatttagtGTCAAGGAAAACCGAGGAAGAGCTCCAAAAGAGACTCAGCGATATCGAAAATAAAGTAACTGAGCTCCTTAAGATAGTGGATGACATCAAGAAGATAGAGTTGGTGCTATATAGTATATCGGAGGAGATCCGGAAAAAGGAGTCGGtgcttcttgagagagaagctgCCCTAAGGCGTTCACGCATGTTATCCCGTCTGTACTTTGgtgtttttgtaattattttttgctatttatacctTTGGTAG